The following proteins are co-located in the Fischerella sp. PCC 9605 genome:
- a CDS encoding nitroreductase family protein, producing the protein MTEKIFFTSPDIFIIQNRLYAPSHYGSGKWVVFNAKTRKAFLAIGKDSFPEVVGLLALASNHPVSSSDLLNAGIPITEAQIHKLIECDLLRNSSTQHSNHSPTFIQHYQLANLDYPFLDYFDSQWRKNDLELMRQYACQGGPPPTITERITEKNKQFYELPTVSPQDLNPLQNENFKSQKLCLTTFSAILRFVFGPIGELSGGEFGPWLRKTSPSGGARHPTEGVVLLPYNYYTELPGGIYIYDVKRHALVELVGEYEKSLLDLLSKDVLGFLIRSRVERPMWRYRDIRSFRPVLLDAGHVVETLELLLGHWGVATRVVSPPTCVSHDFSWLKEPELAMVLAGHPESIDNVKLPLSKTPQVADEDNSGKHLTNPGMYITFEEGGLTGRVLWPEPRQIKIDFSDFNILTHCLPSTRGDRITTVEGILDAIPGATVANINKLCEGGALLPVEIGKEFYSGVNLWVRHGWYLSLLAHLEVRAASLQSADLCFGGGVAALQTVPPHDLVPSLMKRQTTRKFLSTSISRGALEKILFEASLKIVPESETLTRLFVNALKVEDLEPLIYQWNVQNKEFISLNKQLTRKEIRALTIGQPFVEAGAAAIWLQRELDLSNPARYELDILGLGQIGQRICLAATAQGLGVFMTPAVSDKAIFNEFGISKQVETVIYFFTIGYAGN; encoded by the coding sequence ATGACTGAAAAAATTTTTTTCACCAGTCCAGATATATTCATAATCCAGAATCGCCTTTATGCACCATCGCATTATGGTTCTGGCAAATGGGTTGTATTTAACGCAAAGACACGCAAGGCTTTTCTTGCCATTGGGAAGGATTCTTTCCCTGAAGTTGTAGGTCTTTTAGCGCTTGCATCTAATCATCCTGTGTCCAGTTCCGATCTATTAAATGCTGGCATACCTATTACAGAGGCTCAAATCCATAAGCTCATTGAGTGTGATTTATTAAGAAATTCGTCAACACAACACTCTAACCATTCGCCAACATTCATCCAGCACTATCAACTTGCTAATCTTGACTATCCTTTTCTTGACTACTTTGATTCACAATGGAGAAAAAATGACTTAGAACTAATGCGTCAATACGCATGCCAAGGAGGTCCTCCTCCAACTATTACGGAAAGGATTACAGAAAAGAACAAGCAGTTTTACGAATTGCCCACTGTATCACCTCAAGACCTCAATCCTCTTCAAAATGAAAATTTTAAGTCTCAAAAGCTTTGTCTGACAACATTTTCCGCCATCCTGCGATTTGTTTTCGGTCCAATTGGCGAATTATCAGGGGGTGAATTTGGACCTTGGCTGCGCAAAACTAGCCCCTCAGGTGGTGCCAGACACCCTACGGAGGGAGTAGTGTTATTACCGTACAACTACTATACGGAACTTCCGGGAGGTATATATATTTATGACGTTAAACGTCATGCGTTGGTTGAACTGGTGGGGGAATACGAGAAATCACTCCTCGATTTGTTGAGTAAGGATGTTCTTGGTTTCCTAATTAGGTCTCGGGTAGAGCGTCCCATGTGGCGTTATCGTGATATCAGATCATTCAGACCTGTACTTTTAGATGCTGGTCACGTGGTTGAGACTCTCGAATTGTTGCTGGGTCACTGGGGAGTAGCTACCCGAGTGGTATCCCCACCAACTTGTGTGTCTCACGATTTTTCCTGGCTTAAAGAGCCTGAACTTGCAATGGTGCTGGCTGGTCATCCAGAGTCTATCGACAATGTAAAACTTCCCTTGAGTAAAACTCCACAGGTTGCAGACGAAGACAACTCGGGTAAACATCTAACCAACCCTGGTATGTATATAACGTTTGAAGAGGGAGGCTTAACAGGACGTGTCCTATGGCCAGAACCACGCCAAATTAAAATTGACTTCTCTGATTTTAATATCTTGACTCACTGTCTACCTTCTACTCGGGGCGATCGAATTACAACCGTTGAGGGTATCCTCGATGCAATTCCAGGAGCGACAGTTGCAAACATAAATAAACTGTGTGAGGGAGGAGCGCTGTTGCCCGTCGAGATTGGCAAAGAATTCTATTCAGGTGTTAATCTCTGGGTGCGTCATGGATGGTATTTATCCCTGCTGGCACATTTAGAGGTGCGGGCTGCAAGCTTGCAATCTGCTGATTTGTGCTTTGGAGGGGGAGTGGCAGCTTTACAGACAGTCCCTCCTCATGACTTAGTTCCATCTCTAATGAAAAGGCAAACAACACGAAAGTTTTTATCCACCTCTATTTCAAGGGGGGCCCTCGAGAAAATACTGTTTGAGGCTTCTCTCAAGATTGTTCCTGAATCCGAAACGTTGACACGGCTGTTCGTTAATGCATTAAAAGTTGAAGATCTCGAACCTCTGATTTACCAATGGAATGTGCAAAATAAGGAATTCATCTCGCTGAATAAGCAGTTAACTAGAAAGGAAATTCGCGCTTTAACAATTGGTCAACCATTTGTGGAAGCAGGGGCAGCTGCAATATGGCTGCAAAGAGAACTCGATCTTAGTAATCCTGCCCGCTATGAACTAGATATTTTGGGGCTAGGTCAGATTGGACAGCGTATATGCTTGGCTGCTACAGCTCAAGGACTTGGCGTATTCATGACTCCCGCTGTTTCAGATAAGGCTATTTTTAATGAGTTTGGCATTAGCAAACAGGTTGAAACAGTCATTTATTTCTTCACAATAGGTTATGCAGGTAACTGA
- a CDS encoding GNAT family N-acetyltransferase — MIVIETPRLILRELTWNDVDDLAKINADPIVRKFYPSTSTYEETKQQIERIMNDYEQYGWGLWATIHKADNKFIGRCGLKPQLVDEQQEVEVGYMLAKEYWGQGLATEAAIASRNYGFEQLGFHRLISLIDHGNIASQKVAIKNGMKYEKDAQMWGKSVRVYTISKE; from the coding sequence ATGATTGTCATTGAAACACCCCGCCTTATTCTGCGAGAACTCACTTGGAATGACGTGGATGACCTAGCAAAAATTAATGCTGACCCAATAGTAAGGAAGTTCTACCCCAGCACAAGCACATACGAGGAAACAAAGCAGCAGATAGAGAGGATAATGAATGACTACGAGCAATATGGTTGGGGGCTGTGGGCAACAATTCATAAAGCTGATAACAAGTTCATTGGTAGGTGTGGACTAAAACCTCAATTGGTCGATGAACAACAAGAAGTTGAAGTAGGGTATATGCTCGCAAAAGAATATTGGGGGCAAGGTTTGGCAACAGAAGCAGCGATCGCCAGCCGAAATTATGGTTTCGAGCAACTTGGTTTTCATCGCCTTATATCACTGATCGACCACGGAAACATCGCATCTCAAAAGGTGGCGATCAAGAACGGCATGAAATACGAAAAAGACGCCCAAATGTGGGGCAAATCTGTGCGCGTTTATACGATTTCCAAAGAATAA
- a CDS encoding ABC transporter permease — protein MFWRIISYLKLAAAYIRLNLKAHLEYRGAFFTQVLAMVLNNLVWVAFWGLFFTRFPVLRGWTIEDVITLWAMAAAGFGLAHAICGNALQLTSLIVLGQLDVWMLYPRTLLPHLLLGQMNATSWGDMLFGYGVYLFFVKPDAVHLALFTGLTISVAGVFVGFSVLTGSLSFYLGNSQGLTQQWRNAMITFSTYPATLFEGWVKLLLYTLIPAGFVTYLPIEALRRLSLMHTLLAVAGSIAVLLMSVVVFYHGLRRYSSGNLMEMRG, from the coding sequence ATGTTTTGGCGTATAATTTCCTATCTCAAATTAGCTGCGGCATACATTCGCCTTAACCTGAAGGCTCACTTGGAGTATCGCGGGGCGTTTTTCACCCAAGTACTGGCGATGGTTCTCAATAACTTAGTGTGGGTAGCATTTTGGGGACTGTTTTTCACACGCTTCCCAGTGCTGCGCGGCTGGACTATAGAGGACGTAATTACTCTCTGGGCAATGGCAGCGGCAGGTTTTGGACTGGCTCATGCCATCTGCGGTAATGCTTTGCAACTAACAAGTTTAATTGTGCTCGGACAGTTGGATGTGTGGATGCTCTATCCGCGTACCCTCCTACCACACTTATTGCTGGGGCAGATGAATGCTACATCTTGGGGGGATATGTTATTCGGGTATGGGGTCTATCTGTTTTTTGTGAAGCCGGATGCAGTACATTTGGCGCTGTTCACAGGATTGACAATTTCAGTGGCTGGGGTATTTGTCGGCTTTAGCGTGTTAACAGGGAGTCTTAGTTTTTACCTCGGCAATTCTCAAGGGCTAACACAGCAATGGCGAAATGCCATGATTACCTTCAGCACCTATCCAGCAACCTTGTTTGAGGGATGGGTGAAGCTGCTGTTGTATACTTTGATTCCTGCTGGCTTTGTCACTTACTTACCTATTGAAGCACTGCGGAGGTTGTCGCTGATGCATACCTTACTGGCGGTAGCTGGGTCAATTGCGGTACTATTAATGAGCGTAGTTGTGTTTTACCACGGTTTGCGTCGCTACTCGTCAGGGAACTTGATGGAGATGCGCGGCTGA
- a CDS encoding recombinase family protein → MSISSLVTLQHLNPQSDNPTFVSLPPHQLISNQESLRLQYALRQRAIELGWSDNNIEVIDTDLGITAASAEQRPGFKELLAQVTLGLVGCILSYDVTRLSRNCSDWYPLLDLCGLQRLFDC, encoded by the coding sequence ATGAGTATCTCAAGCCTAGTAACACTCCAACACCTGAACCCGCAAAGCGATAATCCTACATTCGTCAGTCTACCCCCACATCAATTAATCAGCAATCAGGAGAGTTTGCGTCTGCAATACGCTCTGCGTCAGCGAGCTATAGAACTGGGCTGGTCGGATAATAACATTGAGGTAATTGACACTGATCTAGGTATTACCGCCGCCAGCGCAGAACAGCGACCAGGCTTTAAAGAACTGTTAGCCCAGGTAACTTTAGGATTAGTAGGGTGTATCCTCTCTTATGATGTTACTCGCCTGTCACGTAATTGCTCAGATTGGTATCCCTTGCTGGACTTGTGTGGGTTACAGAGGTTGTTTGATTGCTGA
- a CDS encoding ABC transporter permease — translation MNNIIKYVWIGSTAARSNLAYLGEVASRAIFLFVILYIFLQLWRVTYAETNAEQLGGLTLAQMLWYLGITESIVFSTPAVAQDVDEDVRTGALAVQLIRPLSYPLYRLWTTLGERTVRFGLNITVSVALTLLFVGSIPLSLEGILLFVLVLPLAFVLDFLATFLVGLGAFWLENTTGLMLIYSRITMILGGMLIPLDLLPEQWQPLLRTLPFASIVYGPARLFVHPDLAFASELLVRQGVAIGVLGLLVAFVYCTAVKCIHANGG, via the coding sequence ATGAACAATATCATTAAATATGTGTGGATTGGCTCGACGGCTGCTCGCTCCAACCTGGCTTACCTGGGAGAAGTAGCTTCGAGGGCTATTTTCCTGTTTGTCATTCTCTACATCTTCCTGCAACTGTGGCGCGTTACTTACGCTGAGACAAACGCAGAACAGCTGGGAGGTCTAACACTGGCTCAGATGCTTTGGTATCTAGGCATAACAGAGTCGATTGTGTTTTCAACTCCAGCAGTTGCTCAAGACGTAGATGAAGATGTGCGGACGGGGGCGTTGGCAGTGCAATTAATCCGTCCCCTGTCTTACCCGTTGTATCGCCTATGGACTACCCTGGGAGAGCGCACCGTGCGCTTTGGACTGAATATTACAGTGAGTGTGGCGCTGACGCTACTATTTGTCGGGTCAATACCCTTAAGTTTGGAAGGCATCTTGCTATTTGTACTGGTACTGCCACTTGCCTTTGTACTGGATTTTTTAGCAACGTTTTTGGTGGGCTTGGGAGCTTTCTGGCTGGAGAATACTACAGGTTTGATGCTCATTTACTCGCGCATCACGATGATTTTGGGTGGGATGCTCATTCCCTTGGATTTGCTACCCGAACAATGGCAGCCACTATTGCGAACTCTACCTTTTGCCAGTATTGTGTACGGTCCGGCTCGTTTGTTCGTGCATCCCGACTTAGCGTTTGCCAGTGAATTGCTAGTGCGGCAGGGAGTAGCTATAGGCGTGCTGGGTTTACTGGTAGCTTTTGTGTACTGCACCGCAGTTAAATGCATTCACGCGAATGGAGGATGA
- a CDS encoding S-adenosylmethionine:tRNA ribosyltransferase-isomerase: protein MSKPFTFLLPAELSAKEPPERRGIARDQVRLMVINRHNFQVEHTRFNAIGEFLRPGDLLVFNTSCTLPAALDSCDTQVGQCLEIRLAQHLPDNSWLALILCSQANSVAYA from the coding sequence ATGTCAAAGCCCTTTACTTTTTTACTTCCAGCGGAACTTTCCGCTAAAGAACCACCAGAGCGACGGGGAATTGCCCGTGACCAAGTGCGATTGATGGTCATCAACCGCCATAATTTTCAGGTTGAACATACTCGTTTTAACGCCATAGGTGAGTTCCTACGCCCTGGTGATTTACTTGTCTTTAATACGAGCTGCACCCTGCCAGCTGCACTTGATAGCTGTGATACCCAGGTAGGTCAGTGTTTAGAAATACGTTTGGCGCAACATCTCCCGGATAATTCTTGGCTTGCTCTAATTTTATGTTCACAAGCAAATTCTGTCGCCTATGCTTAG
- a CDS encoding cupin domain-containing protein — MSLPLILQPGEGESVKIKTNTCTFKVTGKDTNGHFGLFEFVMEPGTEGASPHLHKQLTEMFYVVDGEVELLLDRRKVIASPGTFMLVPENTPHGFSNPGHKPATLLIMFCPADSREKYFQGLAELTKDHRQPTKEELIELMQRFDQYLIPDPTIK, encoded by the coding sequence ATGTCTTTACCGTTGATCTTGCAACCAGGAGAGGGTGAATCAGTCAAAATTAAAACCAATACTTGCACATTCAAAGTAACTGGCAAAGATACTAATGGTCACTTTGGCCTGTTTGAGTTTGTGATGGAGCCAGGTACTGAAGGTGCAAGCCCTCACTTACATAAACAACTAACAGAAATGTTTTATGTTGTCGATGGTGAGGTAGAACTTCTACTTGATCGCCGCAAGGTAATTGCATCGCCTGGGACTTTCATGCTAGTTCCTGAAAACACTCCTCATGGTTTCTCAAATCCTGGACACAAGCCAGCTACACTGCTGATTATGTTTTGTCCAGCAGACTCACGGGAGAAATACTTTCAGGGATTAGCAGAACTGACAAAGGATCATCGGCAACCAACCAAGGAAGAATTAATAGAATTGATGCAAAGGTTTGACCAATACTTAATACCCGATCCCACCATTAAATGA
- a CDS encoding ABC transporter ATP-binding protein, which yields MAAVELENLRKTFTLTQGWGRNRTRREIVAVDDITLSVNVGEVIAFIGPNGAGKSTTIKMLTGILHPTSGTACLLGLNPWKNRRELTYKIGVVFGQRSQLWYHLPPRDTLELLAHIYNIDHREYIKRRDVLVERFDLAPFWNIPVRKLSLGQRMRAEVAASLLHAPRLLFLDEPTIGLDVIARQELRNLIREWNRNERITVFLTSHDAGDIERVAQRVVVINHGRVVLDDKVSAMRRQYLDSKILSVKFHNSTPQINLPGVTQLKKTEYVLKLEVNTRITPIEAVMSQILQAGSVADIAIEDPPLEEVIAHIYSQAAPMQGVQN from the coding sequence ATGGCAGCCGTCGAACTGGAAAACTTACGCAAGACATTTACCCTTACTCAAGGTTGGGGAAGAAACCGCACACGGAGAGAGATTGTCGCCGTTGATGACATTACTCTGAGCGTCAATGTGGGTGAGGTGATCGCCTTTATTGGACCCAATGGCGCGGGAAAGTCCACCACCATTAAGATGCTCACGGGTATCTTGCATCCTACATCCGGGACGGCTTGTTTGCTAGGACTGAATCCTTGGAAAAATCGGCGTGAACTCACTTATAAGATAGGGGTGGTGTTTGGACAGCGATCGCAACTGTGGTATCACTTACCTCCCCGTGACACCTTGGAATTACTGGCGCATATCTATAACATAGACCATCGAGAATATATCAAACGCCGCGATGTGCTTGTTGAGCGTTTTGACCTGGCACCGTTCTGGAATATCCCAGTGCGTAAACTTTCATTAGGTCAGCGGATGCGTGCTGAAGTTGCAGCTAGCTTGCTCCACGCACCGCGATTGCTGTTTCTTGACGAGCCTACCATTGGTTTGGATGTGATTGCCCGCCAAGAATTGCGCAACCTTATTCGTGAGTGGAACCGCAACGAAAGGATAACGGTATTTCTCACCAGCCATGATGCAGGTGATATCGAACGGGTAGCGCAACGGGTAGTAGTAATTAACCACGGAAGGGTGGTACTCGATGACAAAGTTTCGGCAATGCGTCGCCAGTACCTTGACTCAAAAATTCTCAGCGTAAAATTTCATAATTCAACTCCCCAGATCAACCTACCAGGTGTAACCCAACTCAAGAAGACCGAGTATGTCCTCAAGCTGGAGGTGAATACCCGCATTACTCCAATAGAAGCGGTGATGAGTCAAATTCTCCAAGCAGGTTCAGTGGCTGACATTGCTATTGAAGACCCACCTTTAGAAGAGGTGATTGCTCACATCTACTCTCAAGCAGCGCCAATGCAAGGAGTTCAGAATTGA
- a CDS encoding tyrosine-type recombinase/integrase — protein sequence MRPPPPIRLPNKHYRSREYLTPSEVRLLLDAALNRKARYSHRDYTLMLMMFRHGLRVGEAVGNNCGLRWDAVMWGERQIFITREKGSDSGVHPLRDDELELLKKLREQYPDSKYIFVSERGEVMSTDAVRKLIGRLAVQAGLDIKVHCHMMRHACGYYLVNQGYSTREIQDFLGHRDIKHTEKYTKLNARRFLNFDWGDL from the coding sequence ATGAGGCCACCACCCCCAATTCGTCTACCCAATAAGCATTACAGGTCTAGAGAATACCTTACACCAAGCGAGGTGCGATTGCTTCTCGATGCCGCATTAAATCGCAAGGCTCGTTATTCTCACCGTGATTATACACTGATGCTGATGATGTTCCGCCACGGTCTAAGGGTAGGGGAAGCTGTGGGTAATAACTGCGGGTTGCGCTGGGATGCGGTGATGTGGGGGGAGCGTCAGATTTTCATCACCAGGGAAAAGGGCAGTGATTCTGGGGTACATCCCCTGAGAGATGATGAACTGGAATTACTCAAAAAGCTGAGAGAACAGTACCCTGATAGCAAATATATTTTCGTTTCTGAACGTGGTGAGGTGATGTCCACTGATGCAGTGCGGAAGTTAATCGGGCGGCTGGCAGTGCAGGCAGGGCTTGATATCAAAGTTCACTGCCACATGATGCGCCATGCCTGCGGTTATTATCTGGTGAATCAGGGCTATAGCACCAGGGAAATTCAGGACTTTTTGGGACACCGCGATATCAAACACACTGAAAAATATACCAAGCTGAATGCTCGACGCTTCCTGAATTTTGATTGGGGTGATTTGTAA
- a CDS encoding protelomerase family protein: MKSLTPQQYFEKIKLLRTPEEIQVVCEELTDALFGSSNYAPKTRANMLIAYNKVINEGFSNDDLVEGENAFIYTKDDGTLWKRHLHFKFTGLTKDEWKEINAKTIVLDRLENRREVKVYQYLETTCKLLLSDDPHSLAVGLIAASGRRPVEILARGSFTLAKELPEYLKHGYFVNFRGQVKKRDYDMPVSERAEYRIGVLVPAEFFVAAFDRFRKMPSTKELLRLLKDETKKGTDPEVINDMIESLRGGSLRRVVAREFASFLPARFGEAEVNNKSLRAVYVRLITDRDCPKTMADILWASRSVGHFIDNQKPDDSQLRHLLTTLGYFDYYALEEVPFISAPSKEKEILRQVRVSQEAFEFIKSLQEKWDLPNQQAVIDQLIKTSHEVENLKKQLLEAQAKITQLQQEQQSMSITPKMDSEIRASDSHEITLNQDELEALIERKVEEVLNKRQPQQPPSQTKTSQQNQTPQKPSRDWESISSEELKPLRTNGAVDEKIRRAFLAITNYNDAQPSNASRWVINNQALRQLSGCNGQRVSSWMAHHKISIDDHNNKYGLGQYHNKGRGDITEVISW, encoded by the coding sequence ATGAAAAGCCTAACACCTCAGCAATACTTTGAAAAAATCAAGCTCCTACGCACCCCAGAAGAAATTCAAGTAGTTTGTGAAGAATTAACCGATGCTTTGTTTGGCTCTAGCAACTACGCACCCAAAACCCGCGCCAACATGCTGATCGCCTACAACAAAGTAATTAATGAAGGTTTCAGTAATGATGACTTGGTTGAAGGTGAGAATGCTTTTATCTACACCAAAGATGATGGAACTCTCTGGAAGCGTCACTTACATTTCAAGTTCACCGGACTAACAAAGGACGAATGGAAAGAGATTAACGCTAAAACCATTGTTTTAGATCGACTCGAAAATCGTCGTGAAGTCAAAGTATATCAGTACCTGGAAACAACTTGTAAGTTGTTGTTGAGTGACGACCCTCACTCGTTAGCAGTGGGGTTGATTGCTGCTAGCGGTCGCCGTCCAGTTGAGATTCTAGCAAGGGGAAGTTTTACTCTAGCCAAAGAGCTACCTGAGTATCTTAAACACGGTTATTTTGTCAACTTTCGCGGTCAAGTCAAGAAGCGCGATTACGATATGCCGGTTTCAGAACGGGCAGAATATCGCATTGGTGTTTTAGTTCCGGCTGAATTCTTTGTGGCAGCATTTGACCGCTTTCGCAAGATGCCCTCAACCAAGGAATTATTGCGACTATTAAAGGATGAAACCAAAAAAGGCACAGATCCAGAAGTCATCAACGACATGATAGAAAGCCTGAGGGGTGGATCTCTGCGACGTGTTGTGGCTAGGGAGTTTGCTAGTTTCTTACCCGCTCGATTTGGTGAGGCAGAAGTTAACAATAAGTCCTTAAGAGCGGTATATGTCCGATTGATTACTGACCGCGATTGCCCCAAAACAATGGCTGACATCTTGTGGGCTTCTCGATCGGTAGGTCACTTCATCGATAATCAAAAGCCCGATGATAGCCAGTTACGGCATCTTCTAACTACCCTTGGCTACTTCGATTACTACGCCCTTGAAGAAGTGCCTTTCATAAGCGCTCCAAGCAAAGAAAAAGAAATTTTGCGGCAAGTCAGAGTCAGTCAAGAAGCTTTTGAATTTATCAAATCTCTCCAGGAAAAATGGGATTTACCCAACCAGCAAGCAGTAATTGATCAACTAATTAAAACATCACATGAAGTTGAAAACCTTAAAAAGCAATTACTAGAAGCACAAGCAAAAATTACTCAACTGCAACAGGAGCAACAATCAATGTCAATCACTCCTAAGATGGATTCTGAAATTCGTGCTAGTGACTCGCATGAAATTACTTTGAATCAAGACGAACTTGAAGCGCTGATTGAGCGAAAAGTTGAGGAAGTACTAAATAAACGTCAACCCCAACAACCACCCTCACAAACCAAAACCTCGCAACAAAACCAGACCCCACAAAAGCCCTCTAGAGACTGGGAGTCTATATCTAGCGAGGAACTCAAACCACTAAGAACGAATGGTGCTGTTGACGAGAAGATTCGCCGTGCCTTTTTGGCAATAACCAACTACAACGACGCTCAACCTAGCAATGCCTCTAGATGGGTAATCAATAATCAAGCGCTACGTCAACTTTCAGGTTGCAATGGTCAAAGAGTATCGTCATGGATGGCGCATCACAAAATATCAATTGATGACCACAACAATAAATATGGTTTGGGGCAATACCACAACAAAGGACGCGGTGACATCACAGAAGTAATTAGTTGGTAG
- a CDS encoding zinc ribbon domain-containing protein has product MTANKTRGSLALVQHLLHGIVYCGECGHKMVVQYKGATRYICNSLRQQYRGALFVSIFLLMQIDEYVVNCFFRSFVSCRARCLSQSCQNPTAVSRDSGTSALSPIQRLQYQVALAERQFNRVDPDNRLVAAELEQRWENALRELKLAQENYAQRQQPQHSRSPTKRTQNCFY; this is encoded by the coding sequence ATGACCGCAAATAAAACTCGTGGTTCCCTCGCCCTGGTGCAGCATCTACTGCATGGGATAGTTTACTGTGGTGAATGTGGTCACAAGATGGTTGTCCAGTACAAAGGCGCAACCCGCTATATTTGTAACTCCTTACGGCAGCAGTATCGTGGTGCCCTGTTTGTCAGTATATTCCTGCTGATGCAAATTGATGAGTACGTAGTCAATTGCTTTTTTAGAAGCTTTGTCAGTTGTAGAGCTAGATGCTTATCACAAAGCTGTCAAAACCCAACAGCAGTCTCAAGAGACAGTGGAACGAGCGCACTCTCACCAATACAACGTTTACAGTATCAAGTAGCACTAGCAGAAAGACAGTTTAACCGGGTTGACCCGGATAACCGATTGGTAGCGGCCGAACTAGAACAGCGTTGGGAAAACGCTTTACGCGAACTAAAACTTGCCCAAGAAAACTATGCTCAACGTCAGCAGCCTCAACACAGTAGATCACCTACCAAGAGAACTCAAAACTGCTTTTATTAA
- a CDS encoding ParM/StbA family protein: MAEKTTQNPTLLVSADHGNRKRKQKVTRIGVGEKTKIKVSDSGLQFTREGFEIDPAQSDVFYCKHSTSKTWRDKCWYETSKGLHPYDLNGSELCFGDTGKSVMALPLLISGIWDEIKDGDVVALNASVQNIHTNRSPMTAELEGTHTIICNGKVKRITILKPDIYTEGVGALLVQKPKRDDVSMLLDLGGDTVIVSFFDGVKLRGNVTVTPGLGVNQLIAYVRDLPEVNTILGRCPYNNDEALEIIEGRTEKDFTQAIEKAVVCWIDRIKTAVLNTLSFEMHSSNNRYAIGGGADIKGVEKALKALKIDVIPSPQMANVTGLHDKLLNQYGLTPVKTTKKAKA; this comes from the coding sequence ATGGCTGAAAAAACAACTCAAAATCCAACCCTCTTGGTAAGTGCCGATCATGGTAACAGAAAGAGAAAACAGAAAGTTACTCGCATAGGTGTAGGTGAAAAAACCAAAATCAAGGTATCAGATAGTGGGTTGCAGTTTACTCGTGAAGGGTTTGAAATCGACCCTGCACAAAGTGATGTGTTTTACTGCAAACATTCCACATCTAAAACATGGCGTGATAAATGTTGGTACGAAACTTCTAAAGGATTACACCCATACGATTTAAACGGTAGTGAGTTGTGTTTTGGTGATACTGGTAAAAGTGTGATGGCATTACCTCTGTTAATCTCTGGAATATGGGACGAAATAAAAGATGGGGATGTGGTAGCACTAAACGCGAGTGTACAAAACATTCACACTAACCGCTCACCAATGACAGCAGAGTTGGAAGGAACTCACACTATTATCTGCAATGGTAAAGTCAAGCGAATAACTATCCTAAAGCCTGATATTTACACTGAAGGAGTTGGAGCGCTTCTAGTCCAAAAGCCTAAACGCGATGATGTCTCTATGCTTTTAGACTTGGGAGGGGACACGGTAATCGTTTCATTCTTTGATGGCGTCAAGTTACGTGGTAATGTCACTGTCACCCCTGGACTAGGAGTTAATCAATTAATCGCGTACGTTCGAGACCTACCAGAAGTCAACACTATATTAGGTCGTTGTCCCTACAACAATGATGAAGCTTTAGAAATTATTGAAGGTAGAACAGAGAAAGATTTTACCCAAGCAATTGAAAAAGCGGTTGTTTGTTGGATTGACCGGATTAAAACAGCAGTGTTAAACACTCTTAGCTTTGAGATGCACTCCTCTAATAACCGCTATGCCATTGGGGGAGGGGCGGATATCAAAGGAGTTGAAAAAGCGCTTAAAGCTTTAAAAATTGATGTAATACCATCACCTCAGATGGCTAACGTTACTGGATTACATGACAAACTACTTAACCAGTACGGTTTAACTCCTGTTAAAACTACCAAGAAGGCTAAAGCATAG
- a CDS encoding recombinase family protein has translation MIADRDGVYDPCSANGRLLLGLKGQISEVELHTIRSRLSAGILSKAKAW, from the coding sequence TTGATTGCTGACAGAGATGGGGTTTATGATCCATGTAGTGCCAATGGTCGATTATTGTTGGGACTCAAAGGACAAATTTCCGAAGTAGAGTTGCATACGATTCGTTCCCGCTTAAGTGCTGGGATTCTTAGCAAAGCCAAGGCGTGGTGA